One window of Cataglyphis hispanica isolate Lineage 1 chromosome 12, ULB_Chis1_1.0, whole genome shotgun sequence genomic DNA carries:
- the LOC126853782 gene encoding diuretic hormone 44 isoform X4: MNVVNLHSSCTMILLGILASTTIIGLTSSAPLSSYERRDMSDDGPKIFLLMDERVPELEKEILGNELGSDVTRVKRIGSLSIVNNLDVLRQRVLLELARRKQEQDLRQIQENRRVLENIGKRSVPGSDAGRIARSGKSRNDHRDRPAVSNRIEWIEEDDPLFRGSQDGRMARVQANELRLL, translated from the exons atGAACGTTGTTAATTTACATTCTTCTTGCACGATGATATTGCTCGGCATTCTGGCGTCTACGACGATAATCGGCCTCACAAGTTCCGCTCCTCTATCATCGTACGAAAGAAGGGATATGTCGGATGATGGTCCCAAAATTTTCCTCTTGATGGATGAAAGGGTACCAGAACTGGAG AAGGAGATACTTGGCAACGAGCTCGGATCGGACGTGACGCGCGTCAAGAGAATCGGGTCCCTGTCGATCGTCAACAACTTGGATGTGCTAAGGCAGAGGGTCCTGCTGGAGCTCGCTCGTAGGAAGCAGGAGCAAGATTTGCGACAGATCCAGGAAAATCGCCGTGTTCTCGAGAATATCGGCAAGCGATCGGTGCCGGGATCGGACGCCGGCAGGATCGCGAGATCCGGCAAATCGAGAAATGATCATCGTGACAGGCCTGCAGTGTCCAACAGGATCGAGTGGATCGAAGAGGATGATCCGTTGTTTCGCGGATCGCAAGACGGTCGGATGGCCAGA GTGCAGGCTAATGAACTACGCCTGTTGTAA